CGGTCTGCCGCGAACTGGGCGCAGACGACCGGCTCCGCCGGCGGCTCGAACTGGGAGCAATGATTGAAATGCCGGCCGCGGTGTTCATTGCCGACCGTCTGGCGCGGGAAAGCGATTTTCTCTCCATTGGCAGCAACGATCTGGTGCAGTACGTGCTGGCCAGTGACCGGGGCAACGAGCGGGTAAGCTACTTGCAGCAACCGCTGCATCCGGCCGTGCTGGCGAGTCTGAACCTGGTTGTCAGGGCGGCGCAGGAAACCAAAAAACCACTGACGATGTGCGGCGAGATGGCGGCCCAGCCGGTCTGTGCCTTCGCCCTGCTTGGTCTGGGAATCCGCCGGTTCAGCCTGTCGCCAGCCGCCCTGCCACAGCTCAAGTCCACGTTGCGCCGGTTGTCCGTCCGGGATGCCGAACAGTTCATGGCACAGGCGCTGACCCTTGATACGGCCCACGCCATCGAAGCCTGCGCGCAAACCTACCTCAAACCTTGAGAGACGGCGGCCCGCCTCGCGCCGCCAGCGTCGGACTTCCGGGCGTTGACAGCGCGCCCGGTTTTCGTCAGAAGTCACACCAACCTTTGCCTGCGGACGGGTCACGGTGACATCCAGGACGCCCTTTACTGCCGATTTCGAGACGCTGGATTTCGATGCCATCCGGGAACATCTGGCGCGTGAGACACGAACGCCTTACGGGCGCGAGCTGGCGCGCGACCTGCTGCCCAGCGCCGACCCGTCTGAAGTGCGCTACCGGCTGCGGTTGACGACGGAAGCACGCCATTGGTTGGCCGAGCAGGGGGGCTTCGGAATGGGCGAACTGCCGGATGTGCGCCCGCTGCTGGATCGTCTGCGGCTGGAAAATGCCACATTGACCGTGGACGAAATCCATGCGCTGGCGCGAACCATGGAGGCGGGGCTGCATCTGCGCGCGACGTTGCGCCCGCACCGGGAGCGGTTTCCACGGCTCGGCGCGATTGCCGAGACGATTCCCGATTTCCGGGACACCCTGGCGCAGGTTCGCCGCATCGTGGCACCGGGCGGACAGCTCGATGAACGGGCCAGCCCGGAGTTGCAGCGCCTCCGCCAGGAACAGCAGGTCCAGCGCGACCGCCTGCAACGGCGGCTGGAGCGGTTGCTCCGCCGCCCCGACCTGGAAGGCGTTTTTTCTGACGACATTGTGACCCAGCGCCACGGCCGGTTTGTCATTCCGGTGCGGGATGATCACCGGGGACGGGTGGCCGGGGTCGTCCACGGGATGTCGGGCAGCGGCATGACGGCTTTTGTCGAACCACTCGACGCCATCCCGCTCAACAACGAACTCACCCGCCTGCAGGAGCTGATCGAAGCCGAAGTCCTGCGTCTGCTCCAGGAAGCCACGCAGCAGTTGCGTCACCGGCAGTCCTGCCTGACCGCGTTGGTGACGGCGCTGGGCGAACTCGACCTGGTGGTGGCCAAAGCCCGTCTGGCCGAGCGTTTGCGCGCCGTCGAGCCAACGGTTTCGGAAACCGGCCGGTTTCAGCTCACGGCCGCGCGGCATCCGTTGCTGATGCTGACGTTTCAGGCGCAGGGGCGCGAAGTCGTGCCGTTGAGTCTGACGCTGGATGCCGCGCAGCGGGCGCTCGTTGTCAGTGGGGCCAACGCCGGCGGCAAGACGGTCGTGCTCAAAACGGTCGGATTGTGTGTCCTGCTGGCACAGTCGGGGCTGCACGTTCCGGCACAGGCGGCCGAGCTTCCGGTGCTGCGGCAGGTTAACGCCGACATTGGCGATCAGCAGTCGCTGGTGGCAAACCTTTCGACGTTTTCTTCCCACATCACCAAACTGGCCCGGGTGGCGGCCGAGTTGACGCCGCCAGCACTGGTGCTGCTCGATGAAGCCGGAACAGGTACGGACCCGGACGAAGGCGCGGCGCTGGCGCAGGCGCTCATCGAGCATTTTCGGACACGCGGGGCCTACGTCCTGGCGACGACCCACTTCAACGCCCTGAAAATCTATGCCGATTCGACGCCGGGCGTCATCAGCGCCGCTGTGGCCTTCGATCTGGAAACCCTGACGCCGACGTATCAGCTTCATCTGAACGCCGTCGGCAGTTCGAGCGGACTGGTCATTGCCCGCCGCCTGGGCCTGCCGGAGGCGCTGATTGAACAGGCGCAGAGCTATCTGCGCGAACGGGAGGTCATCCTGGCGCAGTATGTCGCCGAACTCGAACGCCGGGTGACGGAAGCCCGTGACGCCGCTGCCGCGCTGGACGAAGAGCGCGCCGCGCTGGCCGAACGCTATGCCCGGCTCGAACAGGAGTTTCTGGCGCGCGATGCCGCCCGGCAGGCCGATTTCGAGACCCGCGTACAGCAACTTTCCACGGCGTTTGAAGCGCGGCTGGCATCGCTGCTGGAGCGCATCAGTGAGGCCGAAACCCGCGAACGTCTGCGCCGGGAGGCCGTTCGCCAACTGGAAGCCACGGCGGCCGAGGTCAAGGCCGACGCCGCGGCCGACAAGCCACTGGACAAGCCCTCGCTTGCGGCCGAAGTGGCCGCACGGCGTCCGCAGAAGTCCAAAGCCGCGCAGCGGGCGCTGGTGGCGGAATCGCTGACGGCACAGCCGGTCAGGACGGCGGCGGAACTGCGTCCCGGCGACCGCGTCCGCACGGCCTTCGGGACGGTCGGGCAGGTTGAAGCCATTTCCGGCGAAGAAGTGACCGTCACCAGTGGCGCTTTGCGTCTGAAAGTGCCGGCGACGACCCTGGCCAAGCTCCCGCCGACGAAGTCCCAGCCGGCACCATCCGCGCCCCCGGCGCGGCAAACGCTGGTGGCCATGCACGACGTGACGCTGGAAGGGCAGGTGCCCTCCGAAATCAATCTCATCGGGCTGACGACGGATGAAGCCACGGATGCCCTTGACCGCTACCTTGACCGCGCCGCGCTGGCCGGACTCACCCAGGTGCGGGTCATTCACGGCATTGGCACGGGGGCCCTGCGAAAGGCCGTGGAAGCCTTTCTGCTGACACACCCGCACGTGGAAAGCTTTGCCCGCGCCGACCGGCGGCAGGGCGGAGACGGGGCCACGCTGGTGAGTTTGCATCCGTGACCGTCCTGCGGCTGTTTCTGGCAGCGGTGGCGTTCCTGACGCGCCTGCCGATACCGGCCTGGGCGCACCCGGACGGCCGGACACTGGCGGCTGCCATGGTGTTTTTCCCGCTGGTCGGGGCGCTGCTGGGCGCGGGGCAGGCGGCACTCATTCTCGTGCTGCACCCGGTGCTTGCGCCGGATGCGCTGGCCCTGCTGCTCATTGCCACGACGGTACTCGTCACCGGGGCATTGCACTACGACGGGCTGGCCGACACGGTGGACGCGCTGGGCGGCGGCTGGTCGCCAGAGCAGCGGCTGGCCATCATGAAGGACCCGCACATCGGGACGTTCGGCGTGCTGGCGCTGGTGGTGGCCGTTCTGGCCCAGTTTGTGGCGCTACGGAGTTTTCAGCACGTGGAGTCGCTGTGCCGGGCGGTGATGGTTGCGCCATGTCTGGCCCGGATGACGATTGTCTGGCTGGCGTGGCAGGAGCCTTATGCGCGGGCTGAAGGTGGCAAGGGACGCTTCATCGAGGCGCTCCAGGGGCGGCATGTGTTGGGGGCGCTGCTGACCGGCGGGGCAATCGTGCTCGGCGTGGGCGGCTGGTTGGGCAGTCTGCTGTTGGCGTTGGCGGCGGTACTCGTCATGATGGCGGCCTTTCGTTTTCGGCGCTGGCTGGGTGGGATTACCGGCGATGCGCTGGGTGCGGTCTGTCAGACGTGTGAACTTCTGGTCTATGGCGTGTGGGTTGCATTTCGGCCGTGAATCGGCATCCGGCGGCTGGCGCTGGCGGCTGGGCGCGGCCCTGCTGGGGCTGCTGCTGGCTGCCTGCGCCCGTGAGCCGTTTCGCGTCCGTCCCAAAACGGACCCGCCGGTGTCTGAAACCCGGGCCGTGGCCGTTGCGGAAACCGATTACGTTCTGCGCGCCCGTGCCGTCTGGGATGGCAACGAACTCGTGGACCGCTTTGACGCCAATCATCTGACGGCCGGGATGCTGCCGGTGTATGTCTGGCTGGACGTACGCACGGCCGCACCACTAGACCTCAACGCCTTCCGCTTCCGCTTGCGTGATGCGGCGGGACAAACCTGGCAGCTACTGTCCGTCCGGCAATCCGAAAAGCGGCTGATGAAGTCCTACGGCATCCGCGCCTACAGTGTGGATGGCTACCAGACGTTTCGCCAGCGCTACACCGACTCGTGCTTTCCGACGACGGGCACTGTGGCCGCCGGAGAGCGCGCCGATGGCTTTCTGTTTTTCGAGATACCACGCGCCCGGTGCGACCTCCCGGCCGGAACTCTCTGGCTGGAAGTCGAACGACGCGGGCCGAGTCCGCGCACCGTGACGCGCATCGAACTCCCAGCAGCGGATGTGGTAACGTCGTCCGCACCGGAGGAGTGAGTGTGCGTGGTATGAAGCCTTTACGAGTATTCGCCCTGATGGGGTTGGGGTGGCTGGTGCTGGGCAGCGGCGCGGGCGAAGCGCCGGCGCAGTTTTCGGTGGCGGCCGGCTCGCTGACCGTGCGCGGGCGGGTCCTGGATGCCCAGACAAAGCAACCGCTGGTCAACGCCCAGGTGAATATACGGACGAAATATGACGACTACCGGACGCTGACCGATGCCGAGGGGTACTACACGCTTCAGGTGTCGGCCGGACGGGAGTTGCGCGACTTTGAGCTGATTTTCAGTCACCCGGACTACCGGGAGAAGTACTTTCACACGGCGTTCCAGCCCGTTCTGCGGGATGACCTGACAGCAACCGTCGAACCGCTGCGTGCCCGCGTCAAGTACCGTAAAAACAAGCTGGACATGCCTTGTGGCGACCGCAAGGCGCTCATCACCAAGGGCGGCGATACGCTTTCGTGTACCTTTGCCTGTGAGTCGGCGCCGGCTTTGACGGTGCGCCTCCCGGCCGGCAATGAAATGCGTGTGACGGCGGCCGGCGGCTTTTCACTCAGGATTACCGATGAGAAAGTGGAGTTGCGCGGCGCGGAAAACCAGGCGGTGGCTTTGCAGGTGACCGCTGTGATGTTCAGGCGTTGACTGCCTGGGAGCGCGCTGGGAGCGCGGGCATCCTGCCCGCGTGATGAGTTGAGAGCGCGGGTATCCTTGCCCGCATGAATCCAACGGGCGGATTCAACCGTCGCTACGCGACGAGCCTGGGAGCGCGGGCATCCTTGCCCGCATGAATCGAACGGGTGGATTCAACCGTCGCTACGCGACGGGGGGTGTGTTGGGGGCGTATGTGATCCGTGGGTTGAAACCCACGGCTAAATTCATCCGTCGCTACGCGACGAGTCTGGGAGGGCGGGCATCCTGCCCGCGTGATGAGTTGAGAGCGCGGGTATCCTGCCCGCATGAATCCAACGGGCGGATTCAACCGTCGCTACGCGACGAGCCTGGGAGCGCGGGCATCCTGCCCGCATGATGAGTTGGGAGGGCGGGCATCCTGCCCGCATGATGGCTGGGAGCGCGGGCATCCTTGCCCGCATGAATCCAACGGGCGGATTCAACCGTCGCTACGCGACGGGGGGGGTTGGGGGCGTATGTGATCCGTGGGTTGAAACCCACGGCTAAATTCAACCGTCGCTACGCGACGAGCCTGGGAGCGCGGGCATCCTGCCCGCAGATGAGTTGAGAGCGCGGGCATCCTGCCCGCATTTTGGCCGGACAGTCCGGCAGGGAGGTGCGTCATGACGGATTACTTCGACCGTTTCAGTGAGTGGCGACGCAAAATCCAGCGCAAGGCCGAGGAAGTGGATGCGCAGTTGGGACTGTCGGAGGCCATCGGGAAAACCGTCGAGAAGACGGTCGAGCAGACCGAAAAGCTGACGGAGGAGGTCCGGCGGGCAACCGGACAGCTTTCGGCGAGCTTTCAGCGGGCTGCCGAAAACGCGCCGGAAGTCGTCAGCGAAGTGGTGCAGGAAGTTACCCAGGCCGTCGGGGAAGTTTCAGAGCGGTTGCCCGATGCGCAGACCGTGACGGACACCATGGCGCGGGTGGTGGAGACGGTACGCGACGAGTTCAGGAACCTCGATGAAAAGCACCACGTGACGGAAAACCTCAAACAGGCGGCAGAAAAGGTGGCCGACAAAGTGACCGAAGTCGGGGCGGAGACCCTGCGTACCGGTGGCGAGAAGGCCTCCGAGGTGGTGGATCGGGCCGGTGAAGCGTTTGATGCCGTGCGGGAGACGGCGCACAAGTACTACAGCCGGGCGGAAGAGGCCTACAACTTTGGTTCGCGCGTGTTTCACGCGACGGTCGAAACCCGCGACGGCTACCGCAAGGCGCGGGAGTGGGTTGTGGCCAATCCCGGTACGTCGGCGGTGATGGGGTTGTCCCTGCTGCTGGGTTTCCGGTTGGGCGCGGCCTTTCCGGGGCTTGACCGGGTGATTCTGGGGCAGTCGCGGCACTGGGTGTTTCACAGTGGTCTTGCCGCCTATGGGGCCAAGCAGCTTGCAGAACGCTACATGCGCTTTCTGCGCGAGCAGGAACGGCTGGTGGCCGAAGGCAGGCTGGACGAAGCGGCGCAGGCGCGGGTTGCCTTTCAGCGGAAGGCAGCGCGCTACGTGGGCGCGCCGTTGCTGGGGGCGTTCAACGTCGCCCTGGGGACGGCGCTCTGGGCGGAAATCTTTTCACCGGGACGGATCGTGGGGTTTCCAATCAGCATCGTGCTGGGGGGCAATCCGGTTCTGGAAACGGTCTGGCTGTTTGGCAACGGGCTGGTGTGCATTTACACCGGCTATGAACTCGTCATGCTGGCCTTTGAGGATGAAGCCGACGTGCAGCGGGTCGTCCGCGCCATTCGTGCGCTGCTGCCGGAAGCCGACAGCTCGCAGGCGGCCTGAATCCGACGCCTTTGGATTCACATGTTGGCAACTTTCCGCGAGCGCCTCGCTTCGCCTGAATTTCGCGCGGAACTCAAAAGCGCGGCTATCACGTTTGTCATCACCAGCCTGCTGTTTGGCGGCTCGCTGCTGGCTCTGGCGCTGGCCTTTCTCGCCCAGCTCCTGTCTATCTACCTTGCCTGGCTTGCCGAGTGGCTGTTTATCCTGTCGCTCGTCCTGGCTGCCCTCGCCGGGTTGTATGTCGTTCCCAAGCTGGCCCGCCGCGTCCGTATGGAGCTGGCCCGCCTGGACATCAGCTATGCTCCGACGCAGGAAACGGCCTTTTTTGTACTGCTGACGGTGGTTGTGGCGCTGTCGGCCTTCAACACCGGCAACAATCTGCTGTACCTGATTTTTGCCATTCTCATCAGCGTCATCGTGGCGTCGGGGATTGTCTCCGAAAGCATGTTGCGTGGGTTGACGGTGGGTTTGCGCTTCCCGGAGCACATCCACGCCGGACAGGCGGCGGTGCTGGAGGTGAGCGTTGCCAATCAGAAATACCTTGTGCCTTCGATGTCGTTGACTGTGGGCGTCCGGCTGTCACAGAAGGCTGGCCCGCGGACGACCGCCCAGGCCGCAGCCAAACGGTGGTGGCCATGGGGCGGCAAGCCACAGAACAAGCCGCAGGACAGGCCCCGGGTGGAAGCCGCAAAACTGGACAACCTTGTTCACTTCGTCATCGTCGGGCCGCGCGCCAGAGTACGCCAGACCATCGAGCACCGGTTTCCGGCGCGTGGTCAGTACAACATCACGGGTTTCACGGTGACGACGAAGTTTCCCTTTGGCTTTCTGCAGAAGACGCGCCGTTTTGCAGCTTCCGGGACGATTGTGGTGTATCCGGCGGTGGATGCAGCGGTTTCCGTCCCAAAGGCGTTGTCGGAGGCGCTGGGGGCGCGGGAGACGAACCGGCGCGGGCTGGGGGCGGACCTCTACGCCATCCGGCAGTACCGCGATGGCGACCGGCGGCGCGACATTGACTGGAAGGCCACGGCGAAAACGCGCCGGCTTATGGTGCGTGACCGTCTGCGCGAGGATGAGCGCCGGGTGACGGTGCGGTTTGACCCGCGTCCGGCGCGTGATTTGAGCGATGCTGAGCTGGCGGCCTTTGAAACCGGCGTGACCCAGGCGGCGTCGCTGCTGAACCGGTTGGTCAAGTCCGGGGTGCTGGTGCGGCTGGTGACACCGGAGGCGGCCACCGAGTTTGGCAACACGCCACGTCACCTGCACGACATGCTGCGGATACTGGCGGTGGTCGAGCCACGGCGGGAAGTCTCCGCGACCGGAAGTGCGCCGAACCTGCCGACGCGGGAGCCAGCGCCGGAGGTGGTGTTTGCGTGGAACGGCCTGCCGGCCGGCGGGCCGGTTCTGGCGCGTATCAGCTTCGATGACCTGCGGCCGGCGGATGATCTGAAACCGGAAAACAAGGTGAAAAAAGAGGCGTAAGGCTACGTCCGGGGGGCAGTCATGATTGTCTGTGTCAACTGTGGACAGGTGAATGAAACGGCTGCCAGCCGGTGTCTGCGCTGCGGGGCTTCGATCTTTGAGTATCCCAGTTACCTGGGTTCGGCTGGGGTTGCGCCGTCCGGTCCGCCGCCAGCTCCGCCCCCGCCGTCAGTGCCACCGCCGAAGCCTGCACCACCGCCACACAAACAGCCGCTGCCGCCGCCATACGGTTCGCCATACGGTGCATCGCAAACGGCGGCTCCTCCGCCAATGCCGTTGCCGCCGCCGGTGTCTCCGCCGTTGGCACATCCGCTGCCGGTTCAGCCCGTGGTGGTGGTTGGCGGTTTTGCGTGTCCTTATTGCCGGACAACCCTGCCGCCGCGCATTACCTATCGCACGTCACCGGCCGGGTGGGTCATTTTCGCCCTGCTGCTGTTGTTGTGCTGGCCGCTGTTTTGGGTTGGTTTTCTGTTTCAGGAAGAGTGTCTCCGGTGCCGCAACTGCGGCCGGCGGCTGGCGTGAGTTGCCGAAAAAACCATTTGCGCCGGTGCAACGCGCTGCGTAATGTCTCGCCGTCATGCTGGCCGGATGCCGATGATCACTGGTTTTGCCGGTGACGCCTGAAGCTTGTGGAGAGGGGACTGCGATGAAGATCATTCGGGAACCGCACGAAATGCAGCAGACGGCGCTGACGTTGCGGGACAAAGCCATTCGCATCGGGCTGGTGCCGACCATGGGGGCTTTCCACGATGGTCATGTTTCCCTGATGCGGCGCGCCAAGCAGGAAAATGACGTGTGCGTGGTGTCGCTTTTCGTCAATCCGCTGCAATTCAACGACCCTTCGGATTTCGAGCGGTATCCGCGCGATGAAGCGGCTGACCTGGAGATTGCCCGCACGGTTGGCGTGGACATTCTGTTCATGCCGAGTGCGGCGGCGATGTATCCGCCCGACGCACAGACCTTTGTGGAGGTGACGCGGGTTTCGCAACCGCTGTGTGGTCGGCATCGTCCCGGACACTTTCGCGGCGTGGCGACGGTCGTGGCGAAGCTGCTGATGATTACGCTGCCGCGCCGGGTCTATTTTGGTCTGAAGGACTATCAGCAGTGCCGCGTGGTGGCGCAGATGGCGCGGGACCTGTACTTTCCGCCGGATTTGGTCTTTTGCCCGACGGTACGGGAAGCCGACGGGCTGGCGATGAGTTCGCGCAACGCCCGGCTTTCGCCGGAAGAGCGGCGCGCGGCCGTGGTGTTGCCCCGGTCGCTGGAGTTGGCGCAGGAACTGTTTGCGGCGGGGGAAACGAATCCGGCGGTGATTCGGGAGCGGGTGCACGGGCAGCTTATGACGGAGCCGCTGGCCGAGGTGGAGTACGTTGAGGTTGTGGATGCTCAGACGCTGGAACCCATCACGGAGATTACCCAACCGGCGCTGGTGGCCATTGCCGCGCACTTTGGCCGGACGCGCCTTATTGACAGCGTAGTGCTGACGCCGCCGCGTCCTGAACCGGAGCCGTCAGCGCCCGACCCGCTGGACATTTCGGACGTGCCTGGCCGCGCCAGGTAGCCATTCATTGGTCATCGCAGGAGAAACATCATGTCAACAAGCCGGTTGCGGTGGATGGGGGTCGTGTGGGCACTGGCGCTGGCGGTTGGGGTGGGCGCGCAGGGTATGGGGCTTCAGGATGCGGACCGCACGGGGGAAGGGCGGCAGGGGACGATTGTCAACAGCCGGACGGGCTATGCCCAGCTCCTGGGGCAGCACAAGCTCCAGTTGCAGTGGATAAGCTGGTTTGAGCCAAAAAAGTCCGGTGATCTCACGGTGACGGACCGGCAGGGGCTGCTGGTGATACAGGGGGCGCAGCGCGACCGTCGGACCGGGGATTTCGTCGAGGTGGATGGCATTGTGACGCGCGTTGAGGACCGGACGTTTGACTTTCGGGGGAGGATCGTCACGCGCGT
This window of the Chloracidobacterium sp. N genome carries:
- a CDS encoding LITAF-like zinc ribbon domain-containing protein; translated protein: MIVCVNCGQVNETAASRCLRCGASIFEYPSYLGSAGVAPSGPPPAPPPPSVPPPKPAPPPHKQPLPPPYGSPYGASQTAAPPPMPLPPPVSPPLAHPLPVQPVVVVGGFACPYCRTTLPPRITYRTSPAGWVIFALLLLLCWPLFWVGFLFQEECLRCRNCGRRLA
- a CDS encoding carboxypeptidase-like regulatory domain-containing protein produces the protein MKPLRVFALMGLGWLVLGSGAGEAPAQFSVAAGSLTVRGRVLDAQTKQPLVNAQVNIRTKYDDYRTLTDAEGYYTLQVSAGRELRDFELIFSHPDYREKYFHTAFQPVLRDDLTATVEPLRARVKYRKNKLDMPCGDRKALITKGGDTLSCTFACESAPALTVRLPAGNEMRVTAAGGFSLRITDEKVELRGAENQAVALQVTAVMFRR
- the cobS gene encoding adenosylcobinamide-GDP ribazoletransferase, translated to MTVLRLFLAAVAFLTRLPIPAWAHPDGRTLAAAMVFFPLVGALLGAGQAALILVLHPVLAPDALALLLIATTVLVTGALHYDGLADTVDALGGGWSPEQRLAIMKDPHIGTFGVLALVVAVLAQFVALRSFQHVESLCRAVMVAPCLARMTIVWLAWQEPYARAEGGKGRFIEALQGRHVLGALLTGGAIVLGVGGWLGSLLLALAAVLVMMAAFRFRRWLGGITGDALGAVCQTCELLVYGVWVAFRP
- a CDS encoding endonuclease MutS2, yielding MTSRTPFTADFETLDFDAIREHLARETRTPYGRELARDLLPSADPSEVRYRLRLTTEARHWLAEQGGFGMGELPDVRPLLDRLRLENATLTVDEIHALARTMEAGLHLRATLRPHRERFPRLGAIAETIPDFRDTLAQVRRIVAPGGQLDERASPELQRLRQEQQVQRDRLQRRLERLLRRPDLEGVFSDDIVTQRHGRFVIPVRDDHRGRVAGVVHGMSGSGMTAFVEPLDAIPLNNELTRLQELIEAEVLRLLQEATQQLRHRQSCLTALVTALGELDLVVAKARLAERLRAVEPTVSETGRFQLTAARHPLLMLTFQAQGREVVPLSLTLDAAQRALVVSGANAGGKTVVLKTVGLCVLLAQSGLHVPAQAAELPVLRQVNADIGDQQSLVANLSTFSSHITKLARVAAELTPPALVLLDEAGTGTDPDEGAALAQALIEHFRTRGAYVLATTHFNALKIYADSTPGVISAAVAFDLETLTPTYQLHLNAVGSSSGLVIARRLGLPEALIEQAQSYLREREVILAQYVAELERRVTEARDAAAALDEERAALAERYARLEQEFLARDAARQADFETRVQQLSTAFEARLASLLERISEAETRERLRREAVRQLEATAAEVKADAAADKPLDKPSLAAEVAARRPQKSKAAQRALVAESLTAQPVRTAAELRPGDRVRTAFGTVGQVEAISGEEVTVTSGALRLKVPATTLAKLPPTKSQPAPSAPPARQTLVAMHDVTLEGQVPSEINLIGLTTDEATDALDRYLDRAALAGLTQVRVIHGIGTGALRKAVEAFLLTHPHVESFARADRRQGGDGATLVSLHP
- the panC gene encoding pantoate--beta-alanine ligase; this translates as MKIIREPHEMQQTALTLRDKAIRIGLVPTMGAFHDGHVSLMRRAKQENDVCVVSLFVNPLQFNDPSDFERYPRDEAADLEIARTVGVDILFMPSAAAMYPPDAQTFVEVTRVSQPLCGRHRPGHFRGVATVVAKLLMITLPRRVYFGLKDYQQCRVVAQMARDLYFPPDLVFCPTVREADGLAMSSRNARLSPEERRAAVVLPRSLELAQELFAAGETNPAVIRERVHGQLMTEPLAEVEYVEVVDAQTLEPITEITQPALVAIAAHFGRTRLIDSVVLTPPRPEPEPSAPDPLDISDVPGRAR
- a CDS encoding DUF58 domain-containing protein, producing the protein MLATFRERLASPEFRAELKSAAITFVITSLLFGGSLLALALAFLAQLLSIYLAWLAEWLFILSLVLAALAGLYVVPKLARRVRMELARLDISYAPTQETAFFVLLTVVVALSAFNTGNNLLYLIFAILISVIVASGIVSESMLRGLTVGLRFPEHIHAGQAAVLEVSVANQKYLVPSMSLTVGVRLSQKAGPRTTAQAAAKRWWPWGGKPQNKPQDRPRVEAAKLDNLVHFVIVGPRARVRQTIEHRFPARGQYNITGFTVTTKFPFGFLQKTRRFAASGTIVVYPAVDAAVSVPKALSEALGARETNRRGLGADLYAIRQYRDGDRRRDIDWKATAKTRRLMVRDRLREDERRVTVRFDPRPARDLSDAELAAFETGVTQAASLLNRLVKSGVLVRLVTPEAATEFGNTPRHLHDMLRILAVVEPRREVSATGSAPNLPTREPAPEVVFAWNGLPAGGPVLARISFDDLRPADDLKPENKVKKEA